The nucleotide sequence CCCAATTCGTCACATATGGACGCTTGGTCAGGACCCCTTGGCGTCACATTTTAACGCACTGGGTATccctttggcgttatttttcaacgaGCAGGGCAGTCCAATTGACTTCTATGGAACCCTGAACCCGAGCCTGAGGCGCCGCAATTTGACGTTTTGGGTAAGCACGCGCAGCCCTTTGTTTgctgtggataaaaaaaaaaaaggattaaaaaaaaaagttcgctGTGGATGGATCTAGACTACAATAAATACGAATAGATAGGAATAGGCTACAATAAATGATCTATGCTGAGGCTGGTTAAATGGTGTCCCCCATATCATCTTTATCTGGCCACACAAATAGGTTTTAATGTTAAGAAATCCCTCGCAGTCTGATATCAAAGCGCCCTCTGAGAAATAGGGGGAGCGTTCGTCGTGCTGTTTAACAGCATTcagcggtgagtttaacaacgctctactgcaggtagaaCAGCATCCAGATGTGAGTTTAACCAAAACAACgatcaactgcaggtaaaacactattcagaggtgagtttaacaacgctctactgcaggtagaaTAGCCTCCAGATGTGAGTTTACCAAAACAACgatcaactgcaggtaaaacactattcagcggtgagtttaacaacgctctactgcaggtagaaCAGCATCCAGATGTGAGTTTAACCAAAACAACgatcaactgcaggtaaaacactattcagagatgagtttaacaacgctctactgcaggtagaaTAGCCTCCAGATGTGAGTTTACCaaaacaacgctcaactgcaggtaaaacactattcagagatgagtttaacaacgctccgcGGTGCGTGCAGTAAGCAGTTTAAGCGTTTTCTGCCAGGTCACAGGGTAAGTGACTAATTATAGGTGATGCATGCtggataatgtttatttttatttttataggagTCTGgtattgataaataaatgcacatatgcTTGTGTTCGATTAATCAatgtcttgtttatttatttattaaatatcctCTAAATTAATAACTCTGACGTCATTGTATGGCGCGATCGTGATCCCGAGGTTCATTGCGTTTTTCCCTTTCCACTCGGTaagtataaattaattaatagagATCGAGACTATTCTTAAATTTACACAATAAAACTGTAGAATCAGGACAAGTTGTGTTTAGAACTTTTAGACGTGTAAGGCAGCAATTTATTAGGACGGttaatgatagaaaattaaatatatatatatatatttaaattacttgCTGCACCACATGTGCAGTAGGCTCGCAAAGTTAGCTAATTAAAttcaaagttaattttttttcgcGTATAATCATGAAGGTGCAATCATGGGGAATACAAGATTTTCAGTACTGATGTGTTTCCAGTTACCTATTTTATATAGCTCAAACTATTAAGCCATTTTagctaacattataaatggtcAGGCCAGTAATTGTTTAAAATCCACGGATAATTTGATAATAAATGCCTAAATATTATCTATAATAATCAGTAGAAACAAATTCATAACAACAACAGTTTTGTGTCTCAGCACAATTTctcactataaaataaataatttaaatgttctttCAGAGGTTATATAGGAGGCTATGTTGAACATTGCaatttttctatttctttcttttgtattaaaagaacaaaattcCACCTTCCCAAGCTCATTTATTCACACATGGTGCAACCCAAAATCAACCAAATGGGTGGAAAAACTGTTAAATCTGGTAACATTAATGAAGAATACTGGTGTAAAGTGTAAGGCAtaggtgtcaaactcaattcccgGAGGGTCGCAGCCCCgtagagtttagttccaaccctaattaaatgcACCTTACTCAGCTAATCGAGTCCTTAAGGTTTATTTGAAAGTTAAAGGTATGTTTCCTGGAGCAGGGCTGAGCCCcttcaggaactgagtttgacacctctGGTGTAAGGTgttcaattattaatatattttttttctctctcatcagGTCTTTCAAATTTGCCTGCTCTTTATTCCAAACCTCGAccacacatacagacaaacacactcactcactcactcactcacacacaataaAGGCACTTTTAAGAGCCACGTCCGTCCTGTTTACCTGTCTGTGCTGTAGTTTACTTGTCACTCTCTTTTTAGCTCTCTCTATATCTTTATCTctattttcatctttatttgttttatttgaccaTCCTTCCAGTTCTCTTAATAGTTCCTAAAAATCCTCTTTATCGTAACAGTTTGTCcatctgttgtttgtttttgtgtatatttctTGTCTAGTCATGACAAGGCCCAAATTCAGGCCCTGCCCTTCTTGCCAGACTCCCAATCAGGCAAGCAGGAAAACTTGTCATGTCTGCTTTGGAAGCCTGTccaccaaaaacaaaataaaagaaaaagtggCATCACTGGATAGCCAGTGGGGGAAATCTGTCCTTAAAAGCAGAAATGCTGGGCGTATAATTGATTCTGCCCGTATTGCAGTAAGTTAAAAGTTCATATTTCATACATTATTGTGAAGTGAAACCGAAAGGCCATGTTTTTGACATACTAAATATCATACTAATATGATCTGGCCTTTacaaacatatttacatacatcTTATTTCATACATGGAAGAATCCATCTTTACTTATACATTTTGTTAAAGAGTTACTAAATTGTATTCTGTGTCAAGTATTAAATAAGTCATGATGGCAATGGCAGAAACTAGCAGTACCTCTGTCCTTAACTTATATTGATGATCGATTGTATACAGTTCAAGAGTAATGTGTCttctaaaataatcttaatgaaACGGGTTATGGCTCATTTTCTTGCattgtttttcattaaatgaaatttatttaaCAGTACTGATGTTTCTAATACATCAGTGGGTGTACTGTAACTAATTAATGTGTGTAATAACTAATGAAGTTTAATAACTGCTTTTGTTCATTTCAGGTGCTGAAACTTGAGGCTGTCGGATACAAGCCAATTTTATTTATTGGGAAACAGGACAAAAGGGCTTCAGATAAGTGGGTGGCAGATATTATCACGCATCTGCACCCCACTCCTGTCACCAAAGTGTTTTTGGAGAAGATGCGGAGGGCTTATGAGTTTATCTTAACAAAAGGTAAGAgtaatgtttttgtttagaaTACATGTATATTTCTTTGTTACTATGTacatattaaatttgtattttagcaACCTCCACAGCCCAGCAGCCGGAGAGCGCCGCCGCGGAGCGGCCGGAGAGAGAGCGTCCCCGCGGAGCACGCGGAGCAGCCGGAGAGAGAGCGTCGCTGCGGAGCAGCCGGAGAGAGAGCGTCCCCGCGGAGCACCCGGAGAGCGTCCCCGCGGAGCACCCGGAGAGCGACGCCGTGGAGCACCCGGAGAGCGTCCCCGCGGAGCGGCCGGAGAGCGTCGCCGCGGAGCAGCCGGAGAGAGAGCGTCCCCGCGGAGCACCCGGAGAGCGACGCTGTGGAGCACCCGGAGAGCGTCCCCGCGGAGCGGCCGGAGAGCGTCCCCGCAGAGCGGCCGGAGAGCGTCGCCGCGGAGCAGCCGGAGAGAGAGCGTCCCCGCGGAGCACCCGGAGAGCGACGCCGTGGAGCACCCGGAGAGCGTCCCCGCGGAGCGGCCGGAGAGCGTCGCCGCGGAGCAGCCGGAGAGAGAGCGTCCCCGCAGAGCGGCCGGAGAGCGTCGCCGCGGAGCAGCCGGAGAGAGAGCGTCCCCGCGGAGCAGCCGGAGAGCCTCACCAAGCAGCCTGAAACTGTATTTGTTCTCAATCTTGTTCCTGTGCCTTGCTCGCTCTCTCCAACCTCTCTCTGTCCTCCTTCCTCTGCTACTTCTACAACTGTTCTTCCCTCACTTTCTTCCCCTCTTCCACCTCAACTGCGGCAGAGGAAAAGAAGGTTAAACTCCTTTACCACGTCAAACTCTACCACCCCTGTCTCTCCTCCATATCCATCTGCCTCTTCCATTTCCAAGCCTTTGAGTCAGGAGGTGCCACTGGTATA is from Carassius auratus strain Wakin chromosome 25, ASM336829v1, whole genome shotgun sequence and encodes:
- the LOC113043775 gene encoding histone H1-II-like isoform X1, which gives rise to MTRPKFRPCPSCQTPNQASRKTCHVCFGSLSTKNKIKEKVASLDSQWGKSVLKSRNAGRIIDSARIAVLKLEAVGYKPILFIGKQDKRASDKWVADIITHLHPTPVTKVFLEKMRRAYEFILTKAAGERRRGAAGERASPRSTRSSRRESVAAEQPERERPRGAPGERPRGAPGERRRGAPGERPRGAAGERRRGAAGERASPRSTRRATLWSTRRASPRSGRRASPQSGRRASPRSSRRESVPAEHPESDAVEHPESVPAERPESVAAEQPERERPRRAAGERRRGAAGERASPRSSRRASPSSLKLYLFSILFLCLARSLQPLSVLLPLLLLQLFFPHFLPLFHLNCGRGKEG
- the LOC113043775 gene encoding coiled-coil domain-containing protein 8 homolog isoform X2, with translation MTRPKFRPCPSCQTPNQASRKTCHVCFGSLSTKNKIKEKVASLDSQWGKSVLKSRNAGRIIDSARIAVLKLEAVGYKPILFIGKQDKRASDKWVADIITHLHPTPVTKVFLEKMRRAYEFILTKATSTAQQPESAAAERPERERPRGARGAAGERASLRSSRRESVPAEHPESVPAEHPESDAVEHPESVPAERPESVAAEQPERERPRGAPGERRCGAPGERPRGAAGERPRRAAGERRRGAAGERASPRSTRRATPWSTRRASPRSGRRASPRSSRRESVPAERPESVAAEQPERERPRGAAGEPHQAA